CATTGTGGTTGAAAAAGAATGTGAGCTGCCGCTTGACATCGACTGGGATAACCGCCGCGTTATCCTCGTGACGGCACACCGCCGTGAGAGTTTTGGCGAGCCGCTGGAAAACATTTGTGACGCCCTCAATGAAATTGTGAACCGCTACGATGACGTAGAAATCATCTACCCGGTACATTACAATCCGAATGTGCAAAACACGGTGTATGGCCGGCTAAAAGATATTGATCGCATTCACTTGATGGATCCACTCAATTACCTGGAGTTTGCCAAGCTGATGTCGAAAAGCTACATCATCCTGACCGATTCTGGTGGTATCCAGGAAGAGGCGCCGGCGCTAGGCGTGCCCGTGCTTGTGATGCGAGACGTAACAGAACGCCCTGAGGCTGTGGAAGCCGGCACGGTGCGCGTTGTAGGTACCGATACCAACAACATCGTTGAGCAGGTAGCAAAATTGATGGACGAAGCAGAACACAAGTCTATGTCGATGGCCATCAATCCCTACGGAGATGGCACTGCCTCCGCAAACATTGTTCGTATCCTTAAAGAAGCGCTCTAGCAATGAACATTCTCTGGATTCCTCACAGCCCCTCGGAGCCCGGCGCGCATCGGCGTGATCAGTATTTTATTCAATTGCTGAAAGACCGGCACCATATTTACACCCTCACCTGGGAGACCTGGAAAGGGGGCGATCGGCTCAAAGCTGTGTTCGCTGGCCTGCGGTTCTACCCGCTGACCATCGATGATCTGGATGCGTACCATGTTCGCCGCATACCCGACTTTACAAAGCCGTTTCGCAGCAAAGACTACAAAAATGTAGGCATCAACGAACGGTTCTTTCATGCAGATATCCGTCGCATTGTCAAAGAGCAGGATATCGACCTTGTGATTGCAGGACCTACCAGCTTCATGACTGGCTATCCGCCGTTTGACCTGGATGTGCCGCTCATTTTCGACTATCTCGATTGTGCGGACTGGGATGCAAAACCGGATCATCCTGAAATCACCTACATGGAAAAGTCGGACGCAATTCTTTGCGTGTCGAGTATCGCCAAAGAACGGGCAGAGCGGTACGATAAGCCGTCGCTTTACCTGCCTAACGGCGCTGACGTCAACAAAATGCGTAACGCGTCCGGTGATGCTGTGCGCAAGAAGTTGGGGCTCGAAAACGCCCAGGTAGTCAGCCTGATTGGACTAACATGTAGCTCCAGACTGTATTTCCTGGAGTCGGTATTGCTTGCAAAAAAGCAACTGCCAAACCTGAAATGTTTACTGGTTGGTCATTCGCCGGCTATTGAGGCAGCGCTCGCCAAAATTCCGAATGCCGAGGATACCTTCCTCTTTACAGGACCTGTGCCATACGCCGAAATTGCCTCATACTTCGCAGCAACAGACGTGGGCATGTATCCGGTAGATGAAGCCGTCTATTACGATGCTGCATCGCCAATCAAGATTTTTGAATACACAGCTGCCGGCAAACCAATTGTTGTGCCGCGCATCACGGAAGCAGAGCGTCTTGGCTTTGATAATCTCGTCTTTGCATCACCAGATGCCGAGCCGTACGCGGAAGGTATCGTGCAGGCGTTTACCAATCCGCCGCCGACGCATGTGCCGAAGGTTGACCAGTTCGACTGGCAGTACCTCGCGGAGTCGCTTGACAAGTTTCTGATGCAGTTTGATCCAGCAGCAAAGCCGACCCCAGCGCCGGCTACAACCTAGACGCATGAATATCAGCGAAGAAGTACCTCCTGCCCTGAAAAGTAATACCATTCAGCAGGCGAGCCAAAACGGCAATGGCCCGTTTCCCTTGCGGATGTTCTTTGGGCACCACAAATGCGCCACCGGTTGGATTGACAACATCCTGCGCGAGATCTGCCTGCATATGGGCATCTCGTTCAAAATTGTGCATCAGCCATACTCATTTGAGCAGTATGGCACCCTGGGGCCCCTTGTAAAGCAAGAAAAACTCCAGTTTCTATCGTACATCAATACCGATCTGCGCTATACCCATGACCTGGAAGTATACCGCGCATTTCATGTCGTGCGAGATCCGCGAGACATTGTGGTTTCTGCCTACTTTTCCCATCTGCACAGCCTGAAAGCGCCAACATGGGATGAACTGAATACGCTTCGGGATAAGTTGAGCGGCCTGTCCAAAGAAGAAGGGCTCTTCTTCGAACTCGAATATTTGCAGGATCAGTTTCGGCGTATGGGGGAGTGGGACTACAACCAGGACCACATCCTTGAAATCAAAATGGAAGAGCTTAGCGCAGATCCCGTGGGGAAATTTCAGGAGATCCTGGAATTCATGGAGATGTTCGACCCTGAAGAACGCGCCGGCCTCGGGCTAAAGATGCGTAACATGCGGCTCAAAATGAACCGCCTCAATCACAAAGGCCGGCGGTTTATGCCAGGGAAGATGCCAATTTTTATGGTACCCAAAAGGCCGCTGTACACGTTCCCACGTGTTGCCCTGCAAGAAGTGACGGAAAAGCTGAGCTTCAAACGTATGGCGGGCGGCCGTAAGAAAGGGGAGGAAAACATCAAGAGCCACTACCGTAAAGGGGTGCACGGTGATTGGAAAAACCACCTCAACGATGATCATATAGCCTACTTCAAAACCCACTACAACGATTTGCTTATCAAGCTGGGTTACGAAGAAGATGGCAACTGGTAGCGAAACCGTTACTGCCTGATAATATTGGAAACTAGATTTGAAACAGAAGCACGCAGCCGGCTGCGTGCTTCTGTTTTTTATCCCCCTTCTGCGATTGCCCGCGCTTTGCCCATATAGTCGGCAAGCGCTTTCTCTATTGCGCCTCGACTGGCTTTTTCGGCGCC
Above is a window of Bacteroidota bacterium DNA encoding:
- the wecB gene encoding UDP-N-acetylglucosamine 2-epimerase (non-hydrolyzing), giving the protein MKDKAKVVVIFGTRPEAIKMAPLVKELQKHPDTFEAIACSTGQHRDMLKQVLDVFEIEPTHELDVMVPNQTLAGLTSRLIQRLDTLFGEIKPDCVLVHGDTTTAMASALAAYYHKIPIGHVEAGLRTYNRYEPFPEEMNRQLVDVLSTFHFAPTQTAIDHLKQENTPEDYLCITGNTVIDALHIVVEKECELPLDIDWDNRRVILVTAHRRESFGEPLENICDALNEIVNRYDDVEIIYPVHYNPNVQNTVYGRLKDIDRIHLMDPLNYLEFAKLMSKSYIILTDSGGIQEEAPALGVPVLVMRDVTERPEAVEAGTVRVVGTDTNNIVEQVAKLMDEAEHKSMSMAINPYGDGTASANIVRILKEAL
- a CDS encoding glycosyltransferase; translated protein: MNILWIPHSPSEPGAHRRDQYFIQLLKDRHHIYTLTWETWKGGDRLKAVFAGLRFYPLTIDDLDAYHVRRIPDFTKPFRSKDYKNVGINERFFHADIRRIVKEQDIDLVIAGPTSFMTGYPPFDLDVPLIFDYLDCADWDAKPDHPEITYMEKSDAILCVSSIAKERAERYDKPSLYLPNGADVNKMRNASGDAVRKKLGLENAQVVSLIGLTCSSRLYFLESVLLAKKQLPNLKCLLVGHSPAIEAALAKIPNAEDTFLFTGPVPYAEIASYFAATDVGMYPVDEAVYYDAASPIKIFEYTAAGKPIVVPRITEAERLGFDNLVFASPDAEPYAEGIVQAFTNPPPTHVPKVDQFDWQYLAESLDKFLMQFDPAAKPTPAPATT
- a CDS encoding sulfotransferase domain-containing protein, translating into MNISEEVPPALKSNTIQQASQNGNGPFPLRMFFGHHKCATGWIDNILREICLHMGISFKIVHQPYSFEQYGTLGPLVKQEKLQFLSYINTDLRYTHDLEVYRAFHVVRDPRDIVVSAYFSHLHSLKAPTWDELNTLRDKLSGLSKEEGLFFELEYLQDQFRRMGEWDYNQDHILEIKMEELSADPVGKFQEILEFMEMFDPEERAGLGLKMRNMRLKMNRLNHKGRRFMPGKMPIFMVPKRPLYTFPRVALQEVTEKLSFKRMAGGRKKGEENIKSHYRKGVHGDWKNHLNDDHIAYFKTHYNDLLIKLGYEEDGNW